The genomic DNA TGCAAGAATGAAGCGAGACGATGTTATTGATAATGCAAATATTAAAGCTGGAGATGTAATCGTTGGTTTAGAGTCTTTTGGGCAGGCAACTTATGAGAAGTTATATAATGGAGGTATGGGAAGTAATGGCTTAACGTCTGCTAGACATGATGTTTTTAGTAAGTATTTAGCAGAAAAGTATCCTGAAAGTTTTGATGCATCTGTTCCTGAAGATTTAGTGTACTCAGGTGGAGTGAAATTGACTGATGATGTTGAAGGTTCGCCTATAGATGCAGGCAAATTGGTATTGTCTCCTACTAGAACATACGCGCCAATTATTAAAAAAATATTATCAGAATTTAATAGTGAAACGATTCATGGTATGGTTCATTGCAGTGGGGGTGCTCAAACAAAAATTCTCCATTTTATAGATCAGTTTCATATCATAAAAGACAATATGTTTCCAATTCCACCATTATTTAAACTCATTCAAGAACAATCTAAAACTGATTGGAAAGAAATGTATCAGGTATTTAATTGTGGACATAGAATGGAATTATATGTGGCTCCTGAAATTGCTGAAAAAATTATTGGCATATCAAAATCTTTTCATGTTGATGCTAAAATAATTGGTAGAGTAGAAGCTTCTGAAACAAAAAAACTTACTATTAAATCTGAATTCGGAGTTTTTAATTATTAAATTTTATTATCGTTTGAAATTGGAATGATTCTTGATATGAGTTTTTTTATTTATATAATTAACCAGGTTAAAACATGAAAACCATATCCTTAGTCTCTTTTTGTTTCTTTTTTCAATTAATTTCTGCACAGCCAGATTCACTTTTTTTACAAAAAAAGAAGAAAAAAGAAGAAAGCCCCCAATGGATTCAAAAAAATAAAGCTACAGTAGATTTAAGTCAGGTTTCATTTACTAATTGGAACTCTGGTGGTAGTAATTCAATATCTGGTCTTTTAGGATTAAATTCTTCTGCAAATTATAGAGATAAATATTTTTCATGGAGAAATGATGTATCTATACGTTATGGAATAAATAAGCAAGAGTCTAGGGAGTTAAGAAAAACGGACGATTTGTTCGAACTTACTTCCAATATTGGTTATAAATCTAATAACTTATCAAACTGGTTTTATTCAGCAAGGCTTAATTTTAAAACACAACTTACTAATGGGTATAATTACCCAAATAAAGAAGTGCCGATTTCCAGATTAATGGCACCAGGATATTTGTTTTTTGGTGGCGGTATGGAATACGGAAAAGATATTGAAGAATTATCATTTTATTTTTCCCCAATAACTTTAAAAGCAACTTTTGTATTAGATGAAGATTTGGCTAATGCTGGTTCTTTTGGAGTTACGCCTGCTGTGTTAGATGCAGATGGAAATATTATTACGCCTGGGGAACGTTTGCGGGAAGAAGTAGGTATTTTAATGACTAATAGTTACGAAATGGAAGTCGCTAATAACATAAACATGAAGCATGTAGTGAGCTTGTATTCTGATTATGTAAACAATTTTGGAAATGTAGACTTAGATTGGAGAATCGATTTTAATTTTAAAGTGAATAATTTTATAAGAGCTACTTTGGGTTCCCATTTAAAATATGACGATGACGTAAAAACAAAAGAACCTTCAGAGATTGAAGGAGAGTTTGATGAAGCTGGGGCAAAAGTTCAGTGGAAACAAATTTTAGGCGTTGGATTTGCTGTAGATTTTTAAGTCTGCGACCAAGAAAGCATGTACTGTAAAGAAACCTGGAAATAATTGATTGGGGTTAAACATTATGAACCCGTTTATGCAATGGTTCATAAAATGTAAGGTCTTGTCATAGTCTTCAGAAATAGAATAAGACAAACGCTCCCAAAGACTTGTAATTGTTTATATTACAGATATTAAAATCATAAATTTTAGAATATGAAAACGTTTAAGAATCTATTTCTATTAATAACAGTTTTTGTTTTAGGGATAATAAGCACTCAAGCGCAAACTACCGAAGAAGATAATCTTTTGGCTATAAAGCGCCATAGGCAAGCAGCTAAAAATGTTTTAGAGATTGCTAAAGAATTTGAAGCTAAAACCTATGCCAATAATAACAACGAGACTTTAGTTTATCGTTTACTTAAACCTTTAAATTATGATTCCAATAAAAAATATCCTTTAGTTGTATGCCTTTCCGGTAGTGGGGGACGCGGTACTGATAATATAAAGCAAATTTCAGGTTGTTGGCCTTCTCAAATTTTGTCTAAGCCTGAAAATAGAGAAAATTATCCTTGTTTTCTTTTTGTACCTCAATGCCCACCAAATTTAAATTGGGGAATATCTTCTAATATCAATCAAATAGAATCATTAGTTTTTGATGTTATTAAAAACATTGAAGACGAATATTCCGTAGATGTAGATAGATTATATGTTACTGGACAATCTATGGGAGGCTTTGGTACCTGGCATTATATTTTAACGCATCCAAAAATGTTTGCAGCGGCTATTCCTATTTGTGGAAGAGGCAATCCAGAATTGGCTCATAAAATTGTTGATGTCCCAATATGGGCTTTTCATGGAGCCGAAGATTCAGCTGTATCGGTTGATTACTCAAGACGTATGATTAAATCCATTAAAAAATTAGGAGGAAGACCATTATATACAGAGTTTGAAAATGTTGGGCATATTAGCTGGCCTCTTGCCTATGACACACCAGGTTTACTGGAATGGTTATTTAAGCAAAAACTTGATAGAAAATAATAGTTTAACGTGAATCTTGGATAATAAAATTTATGTCAGTTAGAGTGATTTTTGCAAAAAATCGTATCGAAAACAAATAAATTTTCGACAAAAAAAGCTTCTCGATACATCCCGAAGCAAGTTCGGGAC from Flavivirga abyssicola includes the following:
- a CDS encoding DUF3078 domain-containing protein, translating into MKTISLVSFCFFFQLISAQPDSLFLQKKKKKEESPQWIQKNKATVDLSQVSFTNWNSGGSNSISGLLGLNSSANYRDKYFSWRNDVSIRYGINKQESRELRKTDDLFELTSNIGYKSNNLSNWFYSARLNFKTQLTNGYNYPNKEVPISRLMAPGYLFFGGGMEYGKDIEELSFYFSPITLKATFVLDEDLANAGSFGVTPAVLDADGNIITPGERLREEVGILMTNSYEMEVANNINMKHVVSLYSDYVNNFGNVDLDWRIDFNFKVNNFIRATLGSHLKYDDDVKTKEPSEIEGEFDEAGAKVQWKQILGVGFAVDF
- a CDS encoding AIR synthase related protein, which produces MSQEVSKRYAQRGVSASKEDVHNAIKNIDKGLFPKAFCKIVPDYLTNDDDYCLIMHADGAGTKSSLAYMYWKETGDVSVWKGIAQDALIMNIDDLLCVGATDNIMLSSTIGRNKSLIPGEVLSAIINGTEELLEDLKSFGVTIHSTGGETADVGDLVRTIIVDSTVTARMKRDDVIDNANIKAGDVIVGLESFGQATYEKLYNGGMGSNGLTSARHDVFSKYLAEKYPESFDASVPEDLVYSGGVKLTDDVEGSPIDAGKLVLSPTRTYAPIIKKILSEFNSETIHGMVHCSGGAQTKILHFIDQFHIIKDNMFPIPPLFKLIQEQSKTDWKEMYQVFNCGHRMELYVAPEIAEKIIGISKSFHVDAKIIGRVEASETKKLTIKSEFGVFNY
- a CDS encoding carboxylesterase family protein, which translates into the protein MKTFKNLFLLITVFVLGIISTQAQTTEEDNLLAIKRHRQAAKNVLEIAKEFEAKTYANNNNETLVYRLLKPLNYDSNKKYPLVVCLSGSGGRGTDNIKQISGCWPSQILSKPENRENYPCFLFVPQCPPNLNWGISSNINQIESLVFDVIKNIEDEYSVDVDRLYVTGQSMGGFGTWHYILTHPKMFAAAIPICGRGNPELAHKIVDVPIWAFHGAEDSAVSVDYSRRMIKSIKKLGGRPLYTEFENVGHISWPLAYDTPGLLEWLFKQKLDRK